In Camelus dromedarius isolate mCamDro1 chromosome 16, mCamDro1.pat, whole genome shotgun sequence, the genomic stretch acaaaaacataTGGCCATGTAAACATACTGCCCAAGCAAGAGAGATCCCTGAAGCTTAAACTTCATTGGCTTCATGGTAAGTCCATTTCCGCAGGTACCATATTGAAATAAATGTCCACCTATACTAAGCACATTTGAACTTAATACTTGTGTACTTGAACTCAGGAAACGCAGGGAATGACTGTACAGGGATGACATCGACATATACAAGTATAAATGTACGACCACAAGATTACGCATTGGGTTTTAAACACGCAAACAcagagttttctatttctgttgagCTTCAACATTTCTAAAGATCACACCCAGGCATGATCTCTTCTCCAGACGCTGAATTGTCTGCCTGCATTGAAATGTTCACTTTAAGGGGGAAGGTAATCAATTTAATGCATTATCATTCACTCAGACAAGCCTGAGTCAAACACTGTTCTCTGAATTGGGCTCATGCTGAGCAATTCCCTATTTTAGAAGCCAGGTGCgatgggtgggaggaagggaggggacgcGATGGGGAGCACACTGCCAGTCGGCAGAGCTCGGcgttttattgattgattttttccagGCAGTTCAGATACTGGTCTGGAGGTCTCCATTGAGGAGGGTCCTCTGGGTCTCCGTGGTCTCATTCAGCCGGGATTTGTCCTGCTTACTGTCACTCCGTTCCCCGTCATCTGTGCCGCTCACCTTGACCAAGCAGAGGACATTCTGGAAGCTCTTCTTGAAGTTGTCAGACAAGAAGGCATACAGGATGGGGTTTGCACAGCTATTAGCATAGGTGAGGACCACCACAAAGTCAAACATGCCTTTAAGGACTGGGGTGGGACTGATGGCCACAGAGACAGAAGAGACATTGAAGATGTAGAAGGGGAGCCAGCAGAAAATGAAGACGGCCACCACGATGGACACCATCCGGGTGACCTtcttctcagactttttcctctTGGAGGAACCCACACGGATTCCAGAGGACTTCACCTTGATGATAATGAACAGGTAGCAAAGACAGATGATGGTGAGGGGCACCAGGAACCCCAGGATGAAGGTGTAGATGATGAAGCCCGTGTACCATGCCCCAGATTCACCCGGCCAGTTGATGGTGCAGCTGCTTCTCCCCCGCTGGTTGCTCCGAAGCCCAGCATATATCATGATAGGCAGGATGACCAGCAGAGAGACTCCCCACACAGC encodes the following:
- the SSTR2 gene encoding somatostatin receptor type 2 — protein: MAYELLNGSQPWPPSPFDLNGSVATANISNQTEPYYDLTSNAVLTFIYFVVCIIGLCGNTLVIYVILRYAKMKTITNIYILNLAIADELFMLGLPFLAMQVALVHWPFGKAICRVVMTVDGINQFTSIFCLTVMSIDRYLAVVHPIKSAKWRRPRTAKMISVAVWGVSLLVILPIMIYAGLRSNQRGRSSCTINWPGESGAWYTGFIIYTFILGFLVPLTIICLCYLFIIIKVKSSGIRVGSSKRKKSEKKVTRMVSIVVAVFIFCWLPFYIFNVSSVSVAISPTPVLKGMFDFVVVLTYANSCANPILYAFLSDNFKKSFQNVLCLVKVSGTDDGERSDSKQDKSRLNETTETQRTLLNGDLQTSI